The DNA region TTGATGCCGAAGGATGAATTAGAATCTTGATCAACCGAGGTTTCGACCGACAATTGACGAGAGATCTCTTTTTCCACCCGCGCCTTGCTGGCGCCATTGCCCAATCCGCTTTCCACCTCCAGATAAACATTTTCCCGTAAGTATTTTCCTGCCTTAACCGATTTATTTTCTGAATCTTTGCTGTCCATATCCAAGGTATCGAGACCCAGGGAATCACGGGTTCTACCGAGTAAATCCAGACCACGACCGCCGGTCCTGCCAGCGAGAGTTTGAACCGCCATCGCCAGTTTGAGCGCCTGAAGAACGGAAATATTTTTGATTTCTCTGTCAAATAGCAATCTCGCCAGGATCTCATCTTGAGGTAGTGACGGCTGACTCTCCAGAGTCACCTTGGGATTGGTAGCCACGCCCGTGACTGAAAGAATGGCAAGCATGTCGTGCCCGGCAACGTCCGCCTTGAGGTTAATGTTGGGCACGGGTGGATAATCGCCATGAAAATCAATGTTACCCTCTTGAATTTTGAAACGACGATCCAAAAAATCAAATACTCCGCGTTGTATCCATAGCTGACCGGTAGCTCGTGGTTCCTGCGCTAGGCCAGCGATCTCGATCTGTCCGCGCCACTCTGAATCTAATCCTCGTCCCCGTGCGAAGGTGCGAGAGGGAATATCCACCTTGATATTTAGTTTGACCGGGTAACTCGGGTTCCTGACAGTCTGCGGCGGTGTTACTTTTCTCTTGCCGCGCACCGGCGTTTCTTGCACCTCCAGCTTAGGCACATCTGGAGTCATCCGTTCTGGCAGGCGAATTTCAGATTTAATGACGTTCACATTGCCCTTAATCTCACTCCCTTGCCGATCGCCCATCAACGCCAGATGACCACTAAAAGTAGCGGAGGCGTTATCACTACGCATTAAAGTGGCTTTATCCAGATCGATTTGGGTATCGAGGCGGAAATCGCCGCGCTGGTGGTCGAGCACCACGCCCCCTTGGGCATGGAGACGCCCCTTACCGCCATCATTAGCGTTCAACGCAGCGATGGTGAGCGATTGTCCCGCCAACTGGATGTCAAGATTAAGATCCTTAATTAGGGTACCAGTGAGGCCGTTCTCATAATGGCCATTGCGGACATGGATTTCGCCCCCGAGCTTGGGATCTCCCAGATTGCCATCAAGGCGTACCGTCGCCTGAGCGAGTCCAGTCAATTTTTGATCATCCAGGATGAAAAAACGGCTCAGACGACCAATATCAGCTACGCCAACCAGGCTTCCCCTGAGCGGTGCGCGTGCATCGAAATGAAAATTAAGGGGATCGAGGGTTAGTTGCAGAGGAAGGGCCAAATTGATTTTTACTGGATTCTCGGTCAATCCGGCGATCCCAAGATCAGCGGAAAATTGGCCAGAAATCAATTCAGCAGTAGCGTTAACTTGAACCGGCGGTAGTTTTTTCCCCTCGACAGCGAACGCTTTCAGGTCACGCGCCTCGACTTCGAGCTGGATGCGCGGGTCAGACCTAGTGCCCGTGAGATGCAATTTAGCCTTGCCCATGCCTTCAAGATTGGTGCCACTCAATTCGGTCAATAGCTGCAAAGGGAGGGAGTCAAACATTACCTCGGCTGCGACTTCCCGCGTTCCAAATCTGGCCATGGCGTTAAGGTTGGCACCAGCAAAATCCAGCCATAAATGATTGACACGTGTTTCCCTGGCGTCGGCGGTCAATTCTAGCGGCATTTTCAAATGGAACAGCTTACCTTTCCAAGCTCCATCAAGATTGCGCAGCAGCGCGCGACGTTGTTGTCCTACCCAAGCCAATTGAGCATCAAGGTCAAGGTGGGTATCGCTAGGAGATTCGGCGTTGATGCGGGTATTCAGATCCAGGCGCCGTGCGTCTCCCTGAGCCGTGACCGTTACTGATTTGATGCGATACTCGTTGCGAACGATTCCCTTAGCTTCGGCATGTAAGTCAACCCCGGATAACGCGCGCGCGTTGGCGATAACTACGTCAGTTTTGAACTCATCAACGCGCCCAAATTCCCCGCTGATGGCCGTACCGTGTGCGCGCAGGTCCATGCTCTGGGTCTTTGGTGTGGTCAAGGTGACAGCGAAATCCAGGGCACCCTTGAGATGCTCCTGTCCACTCCAGTAATGCAAGGCACCAAGATTATCGACCCGTCCCAATAAATTGCCCTGAAGCAGCAAGTTGACTACATCAAGATTAAGTTCACCACGTAAGTAAGTAGCCGGGGCACTCAACAATAAATCTTGAATCGCCACTTGGGAATTTAATCGCTTGAAGCGTGCGTGAAGGCCCACAGTTTGAGATAACGGCCCCAATCCGACATCAAGATCCCCCTTGAGATCGCTAAAAAGTTGCTTGGCATTGAGTTTGGCGTGGAGGTCTTGCAAATCCTGCCCACCATATTTCAAGCCTCGCCCCTCCAATGCCACTTGGATATCTGGTTCTCGCAACCAACCCGCGAGATTCAGATTAGCAGTCAAACTCCCTGCAACGGGAATTCCCGCGCCACTATTCAATACTTTAAGTTGCGGTAATTTTAGCTCGCTGCGTAAGGCAATTTGATCGTTTTTCAAAAAAACATCACCCGTGGCGACAAAATCCAGCGCCTGCCCGTGAACAGTTAACTTTTCCAAATGAATGCGACGATTTTCATCAGTGCTGATATTTGCCTTTAGATCGGCATTAGCACCAAGCAACGCACTGACGGCCGGTGGTAAAAAATTTATTGTTTTAGTTTTAATTGGAAAGCGTATCATGAAGTCGGATGAGTTTTCGCCATGCACTTCTAGTCGTCCCATGGGAATATCCATCCATAATTGGCGAAGAATGGGTTTTGGCGCGTCCAGCCGGATATCAAGGCCGAAAGGAACCGGCGCGTCAAGCAATGCGGCAATTCGGGGCTTGATTAATTCAACAGCGGGTGAAAAAGTTCCATTAAATTGAATTTCTTTATTTTTTTTCATAAGCACATGCAGCGATGTGCTTAACTCGACTATCCCTGGTAAGCGTAATTTCAAATTACCAGGCCATTGTCCAAGCGGACCTCGGCCCGTGAGTTGTAATTCCATTCCACCAGTAATTGGTAGCTTTACCAAATGTTTAATTAAATCACTTTTTTCCTCTACGACGAGATTGACTTCCAAGATTTCCTGCGTATCGAAATTCGCCAGCAGAGAAAGAGTAGCGATTTTTCGATCCAGACGGTGTAATTTCAATAATATCCGTGTTCCCGCTTTTACATTAACGCTGGCTTCTCCTTCTAAACTCAAACGTACACTCTCACCGAGCAATGCGGCACTGAAGGTAATAGACGGCACAATGAATTTTTCCACCAAAATAACCGGCGGTTTTTTCATTAACCATGATTCATTTTTTTGTGATTTTTCGATCTCTGTGATGAGTGGCCAACGTTCCATGGCTAACGCACCCAAGCTGAATTCATCAATATGAATGCGACTGCGGAATAACTCTAGTGGACGCCACGCCAGATGCAATCCCGTGAGTTCGAGCCAGATGCCTTTGGCGTCGGCGAGTGTTAATCGATCTAAGGTAAAATTGATAGGTACGATTCCGCGCAATCCTTCCAGTTGGATATCGATCCCTTGAGCTTGAAGAGTTCGTTGACCCCAATTCAACAGAGGTGCGCGGAATAAATCAATTTGCAACAGGAAAAATACCAGCAACAACAAGAGCAACGGCAAAGATAACAGTGACAGGACAGTGAAAGGCAACCATCGTGGTTTTAACCACGTTAACGTGAAGGATCTTGACACATTGGGTTGCTGGACATGGGTAATTTCATTCGTGGAGTCCACCGCTAATACTTGGTCGCCTGCTTGAAGCGTTATTTTAGCAGGTGGTACCGGTGTTGCGATGGCGTTACCGGAATCAGGGCGCACGATAAGCACCATGCAGACGCGAAGTAAAGTTTAATTGCGCCCCGGAGCCGACTTGAACGGCTGACCTTCCCCTTAGGAGGGGGATGCTCTATCCATCTGAGCTACCGGGGCAAATAGATATCTATGCGGGTTAAATAAGTAGAAGTTACGCAGTTGAACTTGTCGTTCTATAAAAGGATTGAGTTTTTTCTGTTATTCTGCGCGGAAGTCGCGTTAGCGACCGTAGTCGCAGAATCTATGTGTAGTATATAGATGGATTCTGCGACTCCACTTCGCTGCGCGCAGAATGACTTCCTATTTTTCAACTGCGTAACTCCTAATAAGAATTATACCAAAAAATTCTTTCTATCCGTGTCTTGCCAACGCCCATAGTACATGTTCCCGTACCAACGCCGATGGATGCCCGGTCTGGCTGCGGAGTGCCATGACAGCCTCTGGGTCTCCCCGTGGTGCATTACCCAAGGCAACTGCGACGTTGCGCAGGAATTGTTCATAGCCAATACGTCGAATTGCTGAACCCTCGGTGCAGCGAAGAAATTCTTCCCGCGACCAGACCATGAGCAGCGCCAAACGCGGAGCTTCTAGTCCATGGCGCGGTAAAAAATCAGATTCTTGTGTCGGTTGTGAAAAACGGTTCCAGGGACAAACGAGTTGACAATCATCACAACCATAAATTCGGTTACCAAGCAGGTGACGCAATGTCGTTGGAATGGAACCACGTAACTCAATGGTCAGATAGGAAAGACAACGTCGCGCATCTAAAAGATAAGGAGCAATAATCGCACCGGTTGGACAGCCATCAATACATCTGGTACAACGTCCACAGTGTGAGGATTCAGGATGGTCGATGGTTAATGGCAATTCAGTATAGATTTCGCCTAAAAAACCCCATGAACCGTGGGCATGTGTAATAAGGTTAGTATGCTTACCAATCCAGCCCAATCCCGCTTTTTCGGCCAGTGCCTTTTCCAGCACAGGACCGCTGTCGGTAAAAACTCGATACTCGAAGGGTCCGATCACGGCAGAGATGCGTTGCGCCAATCGCTCAAGACGCGAACGTAACACTTTATGGTAATCACGTCCCAGCGTGTAACGAGAAATATATCCAGCACCTTGGTCGGCAAGGATTTGTTCAGGGGTACGAGTAGCCGGGGGAAAATAATTCATGAACGCCGTGATAATTCGCTGCGTACCTGGAACTAGCTCCGCCGGACGCGCACGACGAACGCCATGGCGGACCATATAATTCATTTCTCCATGATAACCAGCGGTCAGCCAATCGATTAGATAGAATTCAGTCCGGGAAAGATCGATATCAGTGATGCCTATCCGCTGGAATCCAAGCGTTTTGCCCCAGGCTTTAATATCAACGCCGAGTTGGGTCCAGTCATTTATTTCCATCTAAATTAATTAAAATTTAATTATGATTAAAACAACGTCAAGTTGTTTACATTTCGTCAATGGAACGAAATAGCCAATGGTAATTAATCCGACCCGACCAAATCGTCGATTAATACTTGAAGAAGCTCTTAACGACCTGGTCGCCGATAATATGATTGGCCATCAGGCGGCATTGGATTTATTGCAAACCGTGACTCCAAAAGAGCGTGCCGAACGTCATGTGCTGGAAATTATCGCCGATGCAAAATTGCATCATGCCAAGTTTCCCAAGCGTGTTTTGACTCTTGAAGAGCTGACCTTCTGGTTGGCCCGACAGGCTGGCCTAAATTACCTGCGTATTGATCCGCTCAAAATTAACGCACCCAATATTGGCGATCTGGTCAGCACTGCTTATGCCGCTAGAAATCGCATCCTACCAGTCGAGGTAACCCTAGAACGGGTTGTCTTCGCCACCTCCGAGCCGTACCTGATCGACTGGGTTGATGAGATTCGTCCGGTCATCAAGCGCGATATCGAACGAGTGGTCGCCAATCCAGTTGATATTGAACGCTACCGCAAGGAATTCTTTGGCGTATCGCAATCCGTGAAAGGAGCGACCGCCGGGCCGGACGACGCGCACTGGCGTGGCATGCATAACCTCGAAGCCTTAGTGGAGCTTGGCAAATCGGCAACTTTAGATGCTAATGACAGCCACATTGTTCACATTGTTGACTGGTTATTGCAATACGCTTTTGATCAACGCGCAAGCGACATCCACCTTGAGCCACGGCGCGATTTGGGCAATATCCGTTTTCGGATTGACGGACTGATGCACCAAGTCTATCAGGTGCCTGCCAAGGTGATGGCGGCAGTAACCAGTCGGATTAAAATCCTCGGGCGCATGGACGTGGCGGAGAAACGTCGTCCCCAAGACGGGCGCGTCAAAACCCGTGCCGAAGGCGGACGCGAGCTGGATATGCGTCTCTCGACCATGCCCACTGCATTCGGTGAAAAATTGGTCATCCGCATTTTCAACCCCGAAGTTCTGGTCAAGGACTTCGTTACCCTGGGATTTGGCCTGCAAGATATTCAACACTGGAAGGAGATCGTCGGACAACCGCACGGAATCATTTTAGTGACAGGTCCCACGGGATCAGGGAAAACCACGACGCTATACGCGACCCTCAAGACCCTGGCCACGCCACAGATTAATGTCTGCACGGTTGAGGATCCGATCGAAATGGTAGAACCCGCCTTCAACCAGATGCAGGTTCAACACAATATCGGGCTTGATTTTGCCAGCGGCATTCGCACTCTGATGCGCCAGGATCCGGACATCATCATGGTTGGCGAGATCCGCGACCGCGAAACCGCCGACATGGCGGTGCAGGCATCGCTCACTGGTCACCTGGTGCTGTCCACCCTACATACTAACGATGCTCCCTCGGCAATTACCCGACTTTTGGATATCGGAGTACCTCATTACTTAATCAAAACTACCGTGATTGGCATTGTCGCGCAACGCCTGGTGCGTATCCTATGCACCCATTGTCGCAAAAATAATCCGACCGATGCTGGCTTGTGGACTTCATTGGTTACGCCGTGGAAACTTTCCATTCCAACGACCCTAGCTGCTCCCTGTGGTTGTTTAGAATGCCGCAATACTGGCTATCATGGACGTACTGGCATTTATGAAATACTGGTGCTGGACCAGGAACTGCGCAATCTCATTACCCCTAATTTCGAGGAAGCCCGATTGCGCCACCTTGCCTATCGCAAGGGCCTCAATCCATTACGCATCAGCGGAGCAATGAAAGTGCTTGAAGGAATTACCAGCCTGGAAGAAATCTTTCAGATAGTTCCAATTCAAACCGATTGATTCACCGGCAACTGTAACGAGTTTGCTATCCAAAGGGGCGGAAAAAACCGTCTCCCCTTTCCTCCCCGCCCTAAAGGGTGGGATTTCTCGGGGACATTGATGAAAAACAGTATCGAAAATTCAATTGTACGTTCACTGGTGATAGTTGTTGTTTTATTTGTTTTTTTGGCGA from Gammaproteobacteria bacterium includes:
- a CDS encoding translocation and assembly module TamB: MVLIVRPDSGNAIATPVPPAKITLQAGDQVLAVDSTNEITHVQQPNVSRSFTLTWLKPRWLPFTVLSLLSLPLLLLLLVFFLLQIDLFRAPLLNWGQRTLQAQGIDIQLEGLRGIVPINFTLDRLTLADAKGIWLELTGLHLAWRPLELFRSRIHIDEFSLGALAMERWPLITEIEKSQKNESWLMKKPPVILVEKFIVPSITFSAALLGESVRLSLEGEASVNVKAGTRILLKLHRLDRKIATLSLLANFDTQEILEVNLVVEEKSDLIKHLVKLPITGGMELQLTGRGPLGQWPGNLKLRLPGIVELSTSLHVLMKKNKEIQFNGTFSPAVELIKPRIAALLDAPVPFGLDIRLDAPKPILRQLWMDIPMGRLEVHGENSSDFMIRFPIKTKTINFLPPAVSALLGANADLKANISTDENRRIHLEKLTVHGQALDFVATGDVFLKNDQIALRSELKLPQLKVLNSGAGIPVAGSLTANLNLAGWLREPDIQVALEGRGLKYGGQDLQDLHAKLNAKQLFSDLKGDLDVGLGPLSQTVGLHARFKRLNSQVAIQDLLLSAPATYLRGELNLDVVNLLLQGNLLGRVDNLGALHYWSGQEHLKGALDFAVTLTTPKTQSMDLRAHGTAISGEFGRVDEFKTDVVIANARALSGVDLHAEAKGIVRNEYRIKSVTVTAQGDARRLDLNTRINAESPSDTHLDLDAQLAWVGQQRRALLRNLDGAWKGKLFHLKMPLELTADARETRVNHLWLDFAGANLNAMARFGTREVAAEVMFDSLPLQLLTELSGTNLEGMGKAKLHLTGTRSDPRIQLEVEARDLKAFAVEGKKLPPVQVNATAELISGQFSADLGIAGLTENPVKINLALPLQLTLDPLNFHFDARAPLRGSLVGVADIGRLSRFFILDDQKLTGLAQATVRLDGNLGDPKLGGEIHVRNGHYENGLTGTLIKDLNLDIQLAGQSLTIAALNANDGGKGRLHAQGGVVLDHQRGDFRLDTQIDLDKATLMRSDNASATFSGHLALMGDRQGSEIKGNVNVIKSEIRLPERMTPDVPKLEVQETPVRGKRKVTPPQTVRNPSYPVKLNIKVDIPSRTFARGRGLDSEWRGQIEIAGLAQEPRATGQLWIQRGVFDFLDRRFKIQEGNIDFHGDYPPVPNINLKADVAGHDMLAILSVTGVATNPKVTLESQPSLPQDEILARLLFDREIKNISVLQALKLAMAVQTLAGRTGGRGLDLLGRTRDSLGLDTLDMDSKDSENKSVKAGKYLRENVYLEVESGLGNGASKARVEKEISRQLSVETSVDQDSNSSFGINWKVDY
- the queG gene encoding epoxyqueuosine reductase; protein product: MEINDWTQLGVDIKAWGKTLGFQRIGITDIDLSRTEFYLIDWLTAGYHGEMNYMVRHGVRRARPAELVPGTQRIITAFMNYFPPATRTPEQILADQGAGYISRYTLGRDYHKVLRSRLERLAQRISAVIGPFEYRVFTDSGPVLEKALAEKAGLGWIGKHTNLITHAHGSWGFLGEIYTELPLTIDHPESSHCGRCTRCIDGCPTGAIIAPYLLDARRCLSYLTIELRGSIPTTLRHLLGNRIYGCDDCQLVCPWNRFSQPTQESDFLPRHGLEAPRLALLMVWSREEFLRCTEGSAIRRIGYEQFLRNVAVALGNAPRGDPEAVMALRSQTGHPSALVREHVLWALARHG
- the pilB gene encoding Type IV pilus assembly ATPase PilB, with translation MVINPTRPNRRLILEEALNDLVADNMIGHQAALDLLQTVTPKERAERHVLEIIADAKLHHAKFPKRVLTLEELTFWLARQAGLNYLRIDPLKINAPNIGDLVSTAYAARNRILPVEVTLERVVFATSEPYLIDWVDEIRPVIKRDIERVVANPVDIERYRKEFFGVSQSVKGATAGPDDAHWRGMHNLEALVELGKSATLDANDSHIVHIVDWLLQYAFDQRASDIHLEPRRDLGNIRFRIDGLMHQVYQVPAKVMAAVTSRIKILGRMDVAEKRRPQDGRVKTRAEGGRELDMRLSTMPTAFGEKLVIRIFNPEVLVKDFVTLGFGLQDIQHWKEIVGQPHGIILVTGPTGSGKTTTLYATLKTLATPQINVCTVEDPIEMVEPAFNQMQVQHNIGLDFASGIRTLMRQDPDIIMVGEIRDRETADMAVQASLTGHLVLSTLHTNDAPSAITRLLDIGVPHYLIKTTVIGIVAQRLVRILCTHCRKNNPTDAGLWTSLVTPWKLSIPTTLAAPCGCLECRNTGYHGRTGIYEILVLDQELRNLITPNFEEARLRHLAYRKGLNPLRISGAMKVLEGITSLEEIFQIVPIQTD